The Devosia sp. A16 genome includes a window with the following:
- a CDS encoding nitrite/sulfite reductase encodes MYRYDEFDAAFVKERTAQFSDQVARRLTGELNEDQFRPLRLMNGLYLQLHAYMLRIAVPYGTMSSKQLRMLARIARDYDRGYGHFTTRQNIQFNWPKLRDIPKILADLASVEMHAIQTSGNCIRNITTDQFAGATADEIIDPRPVAEILRQWSSLHPEFSYLPRKFKIAMTGSTTDRAAIRFHDIGLQAATNAAGEIGWEVWVGGGLGRTPMIGKQISPFVPHEHLLAYLESILRVYNRYGRRDNKYKARIKILVHETGIDTIREQVEEEFAHVKGGVLTLPQEELDRITRYFAQPDYELVNETTVDVAKEKILNPPYGRWLERNLSAHRQPGYVSVTISLKPTGGAPGDATDKQMDVVADLAERYSFDELRVSHEQNLVLPHVRIADLPAVYAKLVEHELAEGNAGQITDIICCPGLDFCALANARSIPLAQELSRKFASPERQAEIGDLKIKISGCINACGHHHVGHIGILGVEKKGTELYQITVGGDATENAAIGNILGHGFVVEEVPAAIERLVDLYIAKRESADEPFIAAYRRLGDAPFKEALYGNA; translated from the coding sequence ATGTATCGATATGACGAGTTCGACGCCGCGTTCGTGAAGGAGCGCACGGCGCAGTTTTCCGACCAGGTGGCCCGCCGTCTGACCGGTGAGCTCAACGAGGATCAGTTCCGGCCGCTCCGGCTGATGAACGGGCTCTACCTGCAGCTCCACGCCTATATGCTGCGGATCGCCGTGCCCTACGGCACGATGAGCTCGAAGCAGCTGCGCATGCTGGCGCGCATCGCCCGCGACTACGACCGCGGCTATGGCCACTTCACCACGCGGCAGAACATTCAGTTCAACTGGCCCAAGCTGCGCGACATCCCGAAGATCCTGGCCGACCTCGCGTCGGTGGAGATGCACGCCATCCAGACCTCGGGCAACTGCATCCGCAACATCACCACCGACCAGTTCGCCGGCGCCACGGCCGACGAAATCATCGATCCGCGTCCGGTCGCCGAGATCCTGCGCCAGTGGTCGTCGCTCCACCCCGAGTTCAGCTACCTGCCGCGCAAGTTCAAGATCGCCATGACCGGTTCGACCACCGACCGCGCCGCGATCCGCTTCCACGATATCGGCCTGCAGGCGGCGACCAACGCGGCTGGCGAGATCGGCTGGGAGGTCTGGGTCGGCGGCGGTCTCGGCCGCACGCCGATGATCGGCAAGCAGATCAGCCCGTTCGTGCCGCACGAGCACCTGCTCGCCTATCTCGAGAGCATCCTGCGCGTATACAACCGCTACGGCCGCCGGGACAACAAGTACAAGGCGCGCATCAAGATACTGGTGCACGAGACCGGCATCGACACCATCCGCGAGCAGGTCGAGGAAGAGTTCGCCCATGTGAAGGGCGGTGTACTGACCCTGCCGCAGGAAGAGCTCGACCGGATCACCAGGTACTTCGCCCAGCCCGACTACGAGCTGGTCAACGAGACCACCGTCGATGTGGCGAAGGAAAAGATACTCAACCCGCCTTACGGCCGCTGGCTCGAGCGCAACCTCAGCGCGCATCGGCAGCCGGGCTATGTCTCTGTCACCATCTCGCTGAAGCCGACCGGCGGCGCGCCGGGCGACGCCACCGACAAGCAGATGGATGTGGTTGCCGACCTCGCCGAGCGCTATTCGTTCGATGAGCTGCGCGTCAGCCACGAGCAGAACCTGGTGCTGCCGCATGTGCGGATCGCCGACCTGCCGGCGGTTTACGCCAAGCTGGTCGAGCACGAGCTGGCCGAAGGCAATGCCGGCCAGATCACCGACATCATCTGCTGCCCGGGGCTCGATTTCTGTGCCTTGGCCAATGCCCGCTCGATCCCGCTGGCGCAGGAGCTCAGCCGCAAGTTCGCCTCGCCCGAGCGGCAGGCCGAGATCGGCGACCTGAAGATCAAGATCTCGGGCTGCATCAACGCCTGCGGCCACCATCACGTCGGCCACATCGGCATTCTGGGCGTCGAGAAAAAGGGCACCGAGCTCTACCAGATCACCGTGGGTGGGGACGCCACGGAGAACGCCGCGATCGGCAACATCCTCGGCCACGGCTTCGTCGTCGAAGAAGTGCCGGCTGCGATCGAGCGACTGGTCGACCTTTACATCGCGAAGCGCGAGAGCGCCGACGAGCCGTTCATCGCGGCCTACCGCCGGCTGGGCGACGCGCCGTTCAAGGAGGCGCTGTACGGCAATGCTTGA
- a CDS encoding DUF2849 domain-containing protein translates to MEILTGNELMSGATVYLDRAGKWVEELQQARVFLREEAEAKDAAIAATKKTGRINSIEVETVSLREGVIYPDRIRERIRAEGPTAPRFDRQHLDEDGHVSI, encoded by the coding sequence ATGGAAATTCTCACCGGCAATGAGCTGATGAGCGGCGCGACGGTCTATCTCGACCGGGCGGGCAAGTGGGTCGAAGAGCTGCAGCAGGCGCGCGTCTTCCTCAGGGAAGAGGCCGAGGCCAAGGATGCTGCCATCGCCGCCACCAAGAAGACCGGACGCATCAACTCCATTGAGGTCGAAACCGTATCGCTGCGCGAGGGGGTGATTTATCCCGACCGCATCCGCGAGCGCATCCGCGCCGAGGGCCCGACGGCTCCGCGCTTCGACCGGCAGCATCTCGACGAGGACGGCCATGTATCGATATGA
- the cysG gene encoding siroheme synthase CysG: protein MGELNTFPVSYKVQGQRIVIIGGGEEALNKARLVTKTTALVVIVSQNIEADFSEVPVTLVERPFEDDDLVDAALVFVADHGPDGEAAKRAARARRIPLNVVDVPDECDFYTPSIIDRAPVSIAVATEGDAPVLARLIRARIEAALSPNLGALAQLAGSMRDKVAALLPGARARRYYEELVTSPEVEVALLRGQGAAKAEALLAQHGAEGDSPGVVWLIGAGPGSEDLLTLRAQRLLQEADVIVHDHLVPAAAVEMGRRDAERILVGKQKGHHSFTQAEINALIVRLGKAGRRVARLKGGDPMVFGRAGEEIDALKAAGIAYHIVPGVTAALAAAADTATPVTLRKISTGFVLATAHGAESEELKHWAALASTGLTLALYMGKSVAGPTAERLIAEGAAASIPVGVVVRAGRKDRVLYRGTLGTLASGTIELEDGPAIIFVGEAIAHGDWSEAIELASSAFKVA, encoded by the coding sequence ATGGGTGAACTCAACACATTCCCCGTCAGCTACAAAGTCCAGGGTCAGCGCATCGTCATTATCGGCGGTGGAGAAGAAGCCCTCAACAAAGCCCGGTTGGTTACTAAGACGACTGCTTTGGTCGTCATTGTCTCCCAGAACATCGAAGCCGATTTCTCCGAAGTGCCGGTCACACTGGTGGAGCGCCCGTTCGAGGACGACGATCTCGTTGATGCGGCACTGGTTTTCGTTGCCGACCACGGTCCGGACGGCGAGGCCGCCAAGCGCGCGGCGCGGGCCCGACGCATACCGCTAAACGTGGTGGACGTTCCCGACGAGTGCGATTTCTACACGCCTTCGATCATCGACCGGGCGCCGGTGAGCATCGCCGTCGCCACCGAAGGCGATGCGCCCGTGCTGGCGCGGCTGATCCGGGCGCGGATCGAAGCGGCCTTGTCGCCGAACCTCGGGGCGCTGGCCCAGCTCGCCGGCTCGATGCGCGACAAGGTGGCGGCGCTGTTGCCCGGCGCGCGCGCGCGCCGCTACTACGAGGAACTGGTCACCTCGCCGGAAGTCGAGGTGGCGCTGCTGCGCGGGCAGGGCGCGGCCAAGGCCGAGGCGCTGCTGGCTCAGCATGGCGCCGAGGGCGACAGCCCCGGCGTGGTCTGGCTGATCGGCGCCGGTCCCGGCTCCGAGGATCTGCTGACCCTCAGGGCCCAGCGCCTGCTGCAGGAGGCCGATGTGATCGTCCACGATCACCTGGTGCCCGCGGCGGCGGTCGAGATGGGCCGGCGCGATGCCGAGCGCATCCTCGTGGGCAAGCAGAAGGGCCATCACTCCTTCACCCAGGCCGAGATCAATGCGCTGATCGTGCGCTTGGGCAAGGCCGGCAGGCGCGTGGCGCGGCTCAAGGGCGGCGACCCGATGGTGTTCGGCCGCGCCGGAGAAGAGATCGATGCGCTGAAGGCCGCGGGCATTGCCTATCATATCGTCCCCGGCGTCACCGCGGCGTTGGCGGCCGCAGCCGATACGGCGACGCCGGTAACGCTGCGCAAGATCTCGACCGGCTTCGTGCTGGCCACGGCGCATGGCGCCGAGTCCGAGGAGCTGAAGCACTGGGCGGCGCTCGCCTCGACCGGGCTGACGCTGGCACTCTACATGGGCAAATCCGTAGCCGGGCCGACCGCCGAGCGGCTGATCGCCGAAGGCGCGGCGGCGAGCATCCCGGTCGGCGTGGTGGTCAGGGCAGGGCGCAAGGACCGGGTGCTCTATCGCGGCACGCTGGGCACGCTGGCCTCGGGGACCATCGAGCTCGAAGACGGGCCGGCAATCATTTTCGTGGGCGAGGCAATCGCTCATGGCGACTGGAGCGAGGCGATCGAACTCGCCAGCTCCGCATTCAAGGTGGCGTAA
- a CDS encoding type II toxin-antitoxin system VapC family toxin — MLISTATVAEALIVAEARELSPQMRHLLGRLDFDIVPVTAEFAYQVGEAFPEFGKGRHRAKLNYGDCFAYALAKDRDCPLLFVGDDFSQTDIRSAL; from the coding sequence TTGCTTATCTCCACTGCGACTGTTGCAGAGGCGCTAATTGTTGCCGAGGCCCGAGAGCTCTCCCCTCAGATGCGCCACCTTCTTGGGCGGCTCGATTTCGACATCGTTCCTGTGACCGCGGAGTTCGCATACCAGGTCGGTGAGGCTTTCCCCGAGTTCGGAAAGGGCCGGCACCGTGCCAAACTCAACTATGGCGACTGCTTCGCCTACGCTCTCGCCAAGGATCGTGATTGCCCCTTGCTTTTCGTCGGCGACGACTTCAGTCAGACCGATATCCGCAGCGCGCTTTGA
- a CDS encoding type II toxin-antitoxin system Phd/YefM family antitoxin: protein MDISVKEAHDKLEELLDRAEAGEEIVLTRHGRAVAQLGPVKRASLTPEERGRIIDEIVQDAKGKGLPGPDAAHSSDHLYDEYGLPW, encoded by the coding sequence ATGGACATCTCCGTCAAGGAAGCTCACGACAAGCTGGAAGAACTGCTCGACCGCGCGGAAGCGGGCGAGGAGATCGTTTTGACCAGGCACGGACGTGCGGTGGCGCAGCTAGGACCGGTCAAGCGAGCGTCGCTGACTCCCGAAGAACGTGGACGCATCATTGACGAGATCGTTCAGGACGCCAAAGGCAAGGGCCTTCCCGGACCAGACGCTGCGCATAGCTCGGATCACCTGTACGACGAGTACGGGTTGCCTTGGTGA
- a CDS encoding 2Fe-2S iron-sulfur cluster-binding protein, producing MPHITYIESDGTRHETEGEVGSTVMETAIMNGVPGIVAECGGACTCATCHVYVDEAWTETVGGPSMMEEDMLDFAYAVKPTSRLSCQIKVKDALDGLVVHVPERQG from the coding sequence ATGCCCCACATCACCTATATCGAATCCGACGGCACGCGGCACGAGACCGAGGGCGAAGTCGGTTCGACCGTGATGGAAACCGCCATCATGAACGGCGTTCCCGGGATCGTCGCCGAATGCGGCGGCGCCTGTACCTGCGCGACCTGCCACGTCTATGTCGACGAGGCCTGGACCGAGACCGTGGGCGGTCCCTCGATGATGGAAGAGGACATGCTGGATTTTGCCTATGCGGTGAAACCCACCAGCCGCCTGAGCTGCCAGATCAAGGTCAAGGACGCCCTGGACGGGCTGGTCGTCCACGTGCCGGAGCGACAGGGGTAA
- a CDS encoding Hpt domain-containing protein: protein MVRNIAVDAGAGSARQDVSRTPIDMDHLDQQSLGDPGLRDEVLRLYAQMSGVYLGRIEASTSIPLLLEHLHTLKSAAAGIGAWTVRDLAKRAEDALRTGAPVNPEHIQQIAAAVAECQAFIAKLISAEES, encoded by the coding sequence ATGGTTAGGAATATAGCAGTCGATGCCGGAGCGGGGTCCGCCCGCCAGGACGTTTCCCGTACTCCCATCGACATGGATCACCTCGACCAGCAGTCGCTCGGCGATCCAGGCCTCAGGGACGAAGTGCTCCGGCTGTATGCGCAGATGTCGGGCGTCTATCTCGGGCGCATCGAGGCGAGCACGTCGATCCCGTTGCTGCTCGAGCATCTGCATACGCTCAAGAGCGCAGCTGCCGGCATTGGCGCCTGGACTGTCCGCGACCTCGCCAAGCGTGCGGAAGATGCGCTGCGCACCGGTGCACCGGTCAATCCGGAGCATATTCAGCAGATCGCTGCAGCCGTGGCCGAGTGTCAGGCGTTCATCGCCAAACTGATCAGCGCCGAAGAGTCCTGA
- a CDS encoding MFS transporter encodes MPAKSATEPFITPELRATAFYFSIYMAGAAFNVYGGIWFADQGLSSEQIGIINAVPVLVTLVFNILVGKIADRASDWRQVIVLGCLLSALIPIGLFYVHDFWGILIFWTLALLPISLIGPVADAATMRMTRRRGTQYGPIRAWGTVGYMVTLFGVGWVISQFGGGIFLPLFVGLSILRGLVAFGLPRFRAGGGEVQAPPSGAARLGEVMKPFFLLPLVGFSMVYATHIVLNAFQALLWMEQGLSADLIAPLLALAAFAEAAIMFLFGRIARRFSARSLILLSAATAVFRWICMAFQPGLEFLIPLQLLHAFTFALGFMGCVNFIANWTSDEIAAEAQGFFQMLQQVMSVIALIGFGWLIGLMGAKAYLVAAAFALGGALLIWLSIAMQGPKRPAAARLG; translated from the coding sequence ATGCCTGCCAAATCGGCCACCGAGCCGTTCATCACGCCTGAGCTGCGCGCCACGGCATTCTACTTTTCCATCTATATGGCTGGGGCTGCGTTCAACGTCTACGGCGGCATCTGGTTCGCCGACCAGGGGCTGAGTTCCGAGCAGATCGGCATCATCAACGCCGTACCGGTGCTGGTGACGCTAGTGTTCAACATCCTCGTCGGCAAGATCGCCGACCGCGCATCGGACTGGCGGCAGGTGATCGTGCTCGGCTGCCTGCTTTCGGCACTGATCCCGATCGGATTGTTCTACGTTCACGATTTCTGGGGCATCCTGATCTTCTGGACCCTCGCCCTGCTGCCGATCAGCCTGATCGGCCCGGTCGCCGACGCGGCGACGATGCGGATGACCCGGCGGCGAGGGACCCAGTATGGGCCGATCCGAGCCTGGGGAACGGTCGGCTACATGGTCACGCTGTTCGGCGTCGGCTGGGTCATCAGCCAGTTCGGCGGCGGCATATTCCTGCCGCTGTTCGTCGGGTTGTCGATCCTGCGCGGCCTCGTGGCGTTCGGCCTGCCGCGCTTCCGTGCGGGTGGGGGCGAAGTGCAGGCGCCGCCATCGGGAGCGGCTCGCCTGGGCGAAGTGATGAAGCCGTTCTTCCTCTTGCCGCTGGTCGGCTTCTCGATGGTCTATGCCACCCATATCGTCCTCAACGCATTCCAGGCGCTGCTGTGGATGGAGCAGGGGCTTTCCGCCGACCTGATCGCACCGCTGCTGGCGTTGGCCGCCTTCGCGGAGGCGGCGATCATGTTCCTGTTCGGGCGCATCGCGCGGCGCTTTTCGGCCCGCAGCCTGATCCTGCTGTCGGCCGCCACGGCGGTTTTCCGCTGGATCTGCATGGCGTTCCAGCCGGGTCTTGAGTTTCTGATTCCGCTGCAACTGCTGCACGCCTTCACCTTCGCGCTGGGCTTCATGGGATGCGTCAATTTCATCGCCAACTGGACCAGCGACGAAATCGCCGCAGAAGCGCAAGGCTTCTTCCAGATGCTGCAGCAGGTGATGAGCGTCATCGCGCTGATCGGCTTCGGCTGGCTGATCGGGCTCATGGGGGCGAAAGCCTACCTGGTCGCCGCCGCCTTTGCGCTGGGTGGGGCGCTGCTGATCTGGCTGTCGATCGCAATGCAGGGTCCGAAGCGGCCCGCGGCAGCCCGGCTGGGGTAA
- a CDS encoding MFS transporter, producing MSSTTVAARLSPELRAAIFHFTVFGSTGVASVYLGIWLANHGISAEQIGIINAAPLVAMLLVNQLVGRIADRMPDWRGVIIVLSLIAGLVPIGLFFVSGFWGILGIWILSVMPAFALVPVVDAATLRMTQRRGTDFSAVRAWGTVGFMAATLLSGPLIAWLGDAAFVPVFVAFALLRAVLAFQLPQFRSGEDRAAAKQGARHLREVLKPWFVMGLVGLGILYSTHSAMSAFAALLWTEQGISPGLIGPLTATMAAAEALMMFVWTRLKLKVSARHIIILACLVAAVRWTAMAFSPPVWVLFGLQLLHSITFAMGYLGGIYFIANWTSDDIAAEAQGLSYVLQQAMSVVAILAMGWFVAAFGPMAWLFVAAYAVLGAFCVVLSLKLQPPSAHPITSDQLTPADPAP from the coding sequence ATGTCGTCGACCACTGTCGCCGCGCGCCTCTCGCCAGAGCTGCGTGCCGCGATCTTTCATTTCACCGTCTTCGGCAGCACCGGGGTCGCCTCGGTCTATCTGGGCATCTGGTTGGCCAACCACGGCATCAGCGCCGAGCAGATCGGCATCATCAATGCCGCGCCGCTCGTCGCCATGCTGCTGGTCAACCAGCTGGTCGGTCGGATCGCCGACCGCATGCCGGATTGGCGCGGCGTGATCATCGTGCTGTCGCTGATCGCCGGACTGGTCCCGATCGGACTGTTTTTCGTCTCCGGCTTCTGGGGCATTCTGGGAATCTGGATCCTGTCGGTGATGCCGGCCTTTGCACTGGTGCCAGTGGTCGATGCGGCGACGCTGAGGATGACGCAGCGACGAGGTACCGATTTCAGCGCCGTGCGGGCCTGGGGGACGGTTGGCTTCATGGCTGCGACGCTGCTGAGCGGACCGCTGATCGCCTGGCTCGGCGATGCGGCCTTCGTACCGGTGTTCGTTGCCTTCGCGCTGCTGCGGGCCGTGCTGGCCTTCCAGCTGCCGCAGTTCCGCTCCGGCGAGGATCGCGCCGCCGCAAAGCAGGGCGCCCGGCATCTGCGCGAGGTGCTCAAGCCCTGGTTCGTCATGGGGCTGGTCGGGCTCGGCATCCTCTATTCGACGCATAGCGCCATGAGCGCCTTTGCTGCGCTATTGTGGACGGAACAGGGGATTTCACCCGGGCTCATCGGTCCGCTCACCGCCACCATGGCCGCGGCCGAGGCGCTGATGATGTTCGTGTGGACCCGGCTGAAACTGAAGGTCTCGGCGCGTCACATCATCATCTTGGCCTGCCTCGTTGCGGCGGTACGTTGGACCGCCATGGCGTTCTCGCCGCCAGTCTGGGTGCTGTTCGGGCTGCAGCTCCTGCACTCCATCACCTTCGCCATGGGCTATCTGGGCGGGATCTATTTCATTGCCAACTGGACCAGCGACGATATCGCCGCCGAAGCGCAAGGTCTTTCCTACGTGCTGCAGCAGGCGATGTCGGTGGTGGCCATTCTTGCGATGGGCTGGTTCGTGGCCGCCTTTGGTCCAATGGCGTGGTTGTTCGTCGCGGCCTATGCCGTGCTCGGAGCGTTTTGCGTGGTGCTCTCGCTGAAGTTGCAGCCCCCTTCCGCGCACCCGATCACGTCGGATCAGCTGACCCCAGCCGATCCGGCTCCCTGA
- a CDS encoding glycosyltransferase family 4 protein yields MRKVLIVTDAWLPQTNGVVRCLEAVGRELMGRGHEVSYLTSEGFWTFPMPTYPEIRLSLVTPMTIGQVIAREAPEHIHIATEGPLGLLARFVCLEQRLAFTTSYHTRFPEYVAARMPIPTEWTYGFLRWFHGPAAATLVPTASMQEELAARQFGHTRLWTRGVDHSRFSPGPKSEFLDLAGPHLLYVGRVAVEKNVEAFLKLDVPGTKIIVGDGPARADLAARYPEAVFLGLRTGDELSRLYRSADVFVFPSRTDTFGNVMIEALASGLPVAAYPVTGPRDILTDPTCGALDEDLGFAVIRALTLSREAARAQALGFTWARCADIFLEALVPVREAAARVA; encoded by the coding sequence ATGCGCAAGGTACTGATCGTCACCGATGCCTGGTTGCCGCAGACCAATGGGGTTGTCCGCTGTCTCGAGGCGGTCGGTCGCGAGCTGATGGGGCGCGGCCACGAGGTAAGCTACCTCACGTCGGAAGGCTTCTGGACTTTCCCGATGCCGACCTATCCGGAGATCCGGCTGTCACTGGTCACTCCGATGACCATCGGGCAGGTGATTGCCCGGGAAGCTCCCGAGCATATTCACATCGCCACCGAAGGGCCGCTCGGGCTGCTGGCGCGCTTCGTCTGCCTCGAGCAACGGTTGGCCTTCACGACCAGCTACCACACACGCTTTCCCGAGTATGTGGCGGCGCGGATGCCGATACCGACCGAGTGGACCTATGGGTTCCTGCGCTGGTTCCATGGGCCGGCCGCGGCGACCCTGGTGCCGACCGCCTCAATGCAGGAAGAGCTTGCCGCCCGCCAGTTCGGGCACACGCGTCTATGGACGCGTGGCGTCGATCATTCACGTTTCTCACCGGGGCCGAAAAGCGAGTTCCTCGATCTTGCGGGGCCGCACCTGCTCTATGTCGGGCGCGTCGCGGTGGAGAAGAACGTCGAGGCGTTCCTCAAGCTCGATGTCCCAGGGACCAAGATCATCGTCGGCGACGGCCCAGCGCGCGCCGATCTCGCGGCGCGCTACCCGGAGGCGGTCTTCCTTGGCCTCAGGACCGGAGACGAGCTGTCGCGGCTCTACCGTTCGGCCGACGTCTTTGTCTTCCCGAGCCGCACCGATACTTTCGGCAATGTCATGATCGAGGCCCTGGCCTCGGGCCTGCCGGTCGCCGCCTATCCTGTCACCGGCCCGCGCGACATTCTCACCGATCCAACCTGCGGCGCCCTCGACGAGGACCTCGGCTTCGCCGTGATCCGCGCCCTGACGCTCAGCCGCGAGGCAGCGCGCGCCCAGGCGCTCGGCTTCACCTGGGCCCGTTGCGCCGACATCTTCCTCGAGGCGCTGGTGCCGGTACGCGAGGCAGCGGCCAGGGTGGCATAG
- a CDS encoding UDP-2,3-diacylglucosamine diphosphatase: protein MSEEGREVRRVRALFISDVHLGMRPTRIAQLIDFLRWHEADTIYLVGDIVDGWRLAKAWYWPPEYHQLVELFLDKALSGTRIVVLPGNHDEFLREYLGTYFGEVEFVDRTVHTTAQGKTYVVIHGDQFDVVVAHAKWLAHVGDWAYRAALRLNIAVNWVRRRMGLTYWSLSAWAKHKVKNAVSVIGRFEEALTLEARESGADGVICGHIHYADMHERLGIHYVNTGDWVESCTAVCETHDGVLELVRWTETPLPRKPRRLRLRRAPAVPGQ from the coding sequence ATGAGCGAAGAGGGCAGGGAGGTGCGGCGGGTACGTGCGCTGTTCATCTCCGACGTGCATCTCGGCATGCGCCCCACCCGCATCGCCCAGTTGATCGATTTCCTGCGCTGGCACGAGGCCGACACGATTTACCTGGTCGGCGACATCGTCGATGGCTGGCGGTTGGCCAAGGCCTGGTACTGGCCGCCGGAATATCACCAATTGGTCGAGCTGTTCCTCGACAAGGCGCTTTCCGGCACCCGCATCGTGGTGCTGCCGGGCAACCACGACGAGTTCCTGCGTGAGTACCTCGGCACCTATTTCGGCGAGGTCGAGTTCGTCGACCGCACCGTGCATACCACGGCGCAGGGCAAGACCTACGTCGTGATCCATGGCGACCAGTTCGACGTGGTGGTGGCGCATGCCAAGTGGCTGGCGCATGTGGGGGACTGGGCCTACCGGGCCGCGCTGCGCCTCAATATCGCGGTCAACTGGGTGCGCCGGCGCATGGGACTCACCTACTGGTCGCTCTCGGCCTGGGCCAAGCACAAGGTGAAGAACGCCGTCAGCGTCATCGGACGTTTCGAGGAAGCGCTGACGCTGGAAGCACGCGAGAGCGGCGCCGATGGCGTCATCTGCGGCCACATCCACTATGCCGATATGCATGAGCGGCTGGGCATCCACTACGTCAATACCGGCGACTGGGTGGAAAGCTGCACTGCCGTCTGCGAGACGCATGACGGCGTGCTGGAACTGGTGCGCTGGACCGAAACGCCGCTGCCGCGCAAGCCGCGCCGCCTGCGGCTGCGGCGCGCACCGGCGGTGCCGGGGCAGTGA
- a CDS encoding cupin domain-containing protein has protein sequence MPRLSKAEVIAALGLGGHFEGGYFRETFRPTHREKVKTARGPRGTMTSIHYMLTDDSPVDHFHTKHSDGIQFHHFGAPLTYHMIHPDGRYEAVVLGPDLAAGQVPSLAVAGGVWKAAELPAGEYGLVSEVVATGWEMEDMILVTRAELLARFPQHEAVITRLTPAP, from the coding sequence ATGCCGAGGCTCAGTAAGGCCGAGGTCATCGCCGCGCTGGGGCTCGGCGGCCATTTCGAGGGCGGCTATTTCCGCGAGACGTTCCGCCCGACGCACCGGGAGAAAGTGAAAACGGCGCGCGGCCCGCGCGGCACGATGACCAGCATCCATTACATGCTGACCGACGACTCGCCGGTGGACCATTTCCACACCAAGCACTCGGACGGCATCCAGTTCCACCATTTCGGTGCGCCGCTGACCTACCACATGATCCACCCCGACGGCCGCTATGAGGCCGTGGTGCTGGGGCCGGATCTCGCGGCTGGGCAGGTGCCGAGCCTCGCGGTCGCCGGCGGGGTGTGGAAGGCCGCCGAGCTGCCGGCCGGCGAGTACGGCCTCGTCAGCGAAGTGGTGGCGACGGGCTGGGAGATGGAGGACATGATCCTCGTCACCCGCGCCGAGCTGCTGGCCCGTTTCCCGCAGCACGAGGCGGTGATCACCCGCCTGACACCGGCACCGTAG
- a CDS encoding glycoside hydrolase family 3 protein → MRLATMLLATLLPLAATPSLAQSLEQMAGQMIVVGFVGNGVDDKGVAALRAEVAAGDIGGVMYLKTNVASRKAVEAMNAAFREAAPSGLPPFITLDQEGGLVERLDKSVGFKEIPDAAAVAARNTPTEARGIYDAQAQGVADWGFNVNFAPVVDLSINPNNQVIAKYGRAFGKDGAVVALYAAEVIAAHHAAGVLTSLKHFPGHGSSTADSHEGYVDITKTWQESELEPYRELIAGGYDDMVMVGHLIDTNVDPSGMPSSLSRPWIEGVLREKLGFKGVVITDDLEMGAIRDHFSLKETVLNAVRAGVDVLLFSNTAYQRATLGDEVRAILVAEAETDPAFRTRIEESFRRIVALKSRIGAGNAEAQ, encoded by the coding sequence ATGCGCCTCGCCACGATGCTGCTCGCGACGCTCCTCCCCCTTGCCGCCACGCCGTCCCTCGCGCAGTCGCTCGAGCAGATGGCCGGGCAGATGATCGTCGTCGGCTTTGTCGGCAACGGCGTCGATGACAAGGGCGTGGCGGCGCTCAGGGCCGAGGTGGCTGCCGGCGACATCGGCGGGGTCATGTATCTCAAGACCAATGTCGCGAGCCGCAAGGCGGTCGAAGCGATGAATGCGGCGTTCCGCGAGGCGGCTCCATCAGGCCTGCCGCCGTTCATCACGCTCGACCAGGAGGGCGGATTGGTCGAGCGGCTCGACAAGTCCGTCGGCTTCAAGGAAATCCCCGACGCGGCGGCGGTTGCCGCAAGGAATACGCCGACCGAGGCCCGCGGCATCTATGATGCCCAGGCGCAGGGGGTGGCCGACTGGGGCTTCAACGTCAACTTCGCGCCGGTGGTCGACCTGTCGATCAACCCCAACAACCAGGTGATCGCCAAATATGGCCGCGCGTTCGGCAAGGACGGCGCGGTGGTGGCACTGTACGCGGCCGAGGTGATCGCCGCCCACCATGCGGCAGGCGTGCTCACCTCGCTCAAGCATTTCCCAGGACACGGCTCATCCACCGCCGACAGCCACGAGGGCTATGTCGATATCACCAAGACCTGGCAGGAGAGTGAGCTCGAGCCCTACCGCGAGCTGATCGCCGGCGGCTATGACGACATGGTGATGGTCGGCCATCTGATCGACACCAATGTCGATCCCTCCGGCATGCCTTCGAGCCTCTCAAGGCCGTGGATCGAAGGCGTGCTGCGCGAAAAGCTCGGCTTCAAGGGCGTGGTGATCACCGACGACCTCGAGATGGGCGCCATCCGCGACCACTTCAGCCTCAAAGAAACGGTGCTCAATGCGGTGCGGGCCGGCGTCGATGTGCTGCTGTTTTCCAATACCGCCTACCAGCGCGCCACGCTGGGCGACGAGGTGCGCGCCATCCTCGTTGCGGAGGCCGAGACCGATCCGGCGTTCAGGACGCGGATCGAAGAGAGCTTCAGGCGCATCGTGGCGCTCAAGTCGCGCATCGGAGCCGGCAATGCCGAGGCTCAGTAA